The Dokdonia sp. 4H-3-7-5 genomic interval TTTTGGAAAATTTGCTCAGTATGTCTATCAAGAGTGGCTTCCGTCATCTGGGTATCAATTGGATCATAGACCACATTATGAGTTCATGGCTTCGGATTATTTAGGGCCTAATCACCCAGATGCTCAAGAAGAAGTCTGGATTCCAATTGTATAGTTTTAGTCTTATTCAATAACTATATTTTTTATGTTACTTAATCGTAGTTGTTGGGATTTCAAGAGTGGAATTTGTAATTTCACGCTATGCTTAAACTCAATGTAAAAAACGAAACGTCACGTCTTAAAGCCGTGGTTTTAGGAACTGCAGAAAGTAATGGACCTACACCATCACTAGAAGATGCTTATGACCCTAAGTCGGCACTTCATATTAAAGAAGGTACGTATCCTCTAGAAAAAGACATGGTTCCAGAGATGGAAGCAGTAGCAACTATATTCAAGAAGTATGATGTAGAGGTGTATAGACCTAAACTTATAAAAGATATGAATCAGATCTTTACTAGGGATATAGGATTTGTGATTGATGATAAGTTTTTTAAGGCTAATATCCTCCCTGATAGGGAAGAGGAAATAGAAGCTATAGAACATGTTATAAAGCAAGTGGCACCAACGCATGTATTTAGATTGCCAGAAGAAGCACATATTGAAGGAGGAGATGTGATGCTTGCAGATGATCATATTTTTATCGGGACTTATAGAGGTGCAGACTATCCAGATTATATCATTGCACGTACAAATATGCTCGCCGTAGGAATGATACAGGAATTATTCCCAAATAAAAAAGTAATGTCATTTGATCTTAGAAAATCAAACACAGATCCATACAGTAACGCACTTCACTTAGATTGCTGTTTTCAACCAGTAGGTAACGGTAAAGCCATTCTACATAAAAACGGATTCCTTCAAGAAAAAGAGTATAACTGGCTGTTAAATCATTACGGAAAGGAGAATGTATTTGAAATCTCGTCTCAAGAGATGTTTAATATGAATTCTAATATATTCAGTATATCGCCAGAAGTAGTAATTTCTGAACGTAATTTTACGAGATTAAATACGTGGCTGAGAGATCAGAATATTACCGTAGAAGAAGTTGCTTATGCAGAGATTGCAAAGCAAGAAGGATTACTAAGATGTAGTACACTACCGCTTATAAGAATGTAGTTATTTCATTAACGCATTTTATTATTATTCACAGGATTTAAAAAGAGACGTAATAAAATCTATATCTACGTCTTTACTTACTTCATAAAAATAATCTAATTGCCATTTTTTCGTGTTTAGAGCTTGTTTATTATTTGGAGTGTCCCATGCTGGATAAACTCTAAAAGCTCTTTTGCCTTCTTTAGTTTGGGTTGATATTATTCCTTTTTTGATAAGGATTGATCTAGGGAAGACAAATTGACCTAACTCATTTTCTGTCTTTACATTTACTACATAAAAATCAATAATATCACTTTCGTGAAAAGGTGAGATTTCTCCGCTTTCCAAGCGCTTCCAGAATGTTACAAATTGGCCTGTTTTTTTAGGCGTTACTTTTGCATCTCTACATATAATATTTAATCCTGCTAGCGTAAATGTACAGGCACCGTAGGATTTGCTTTCGAGCTCGTCATGATAATCCGAAATATAAAGCGAGCATTTGTCGTAAATGCTCGCTTTAATTTGTTGTAGGTTAGAGGTCATTGGCTGTTAAATTACAGAGACTTTCGAAGCGAGCTCTTTTGCTCTTTCGGTAACGTTTGTAATATTACCATTTAGTTGGTCATAGGTTATCGCAACTCCCATACGTCTGTATGGACGGGAGGTGGGTTTTCCAAAAAGCCTGAAGTCACATTTAGAAGCTGCGGCAATATTTTCTATACCCGTAAAAGATGGATTATCAGAATCCTTAGTTGCAAGAATCACGGCACTTGCACCTATACGTTCTTGAGTAATTTCTTTTATGGGTAGTCCTAAAACCGCTCTTAAGTGTAGTTCAAACTCATTATAGTTCTGAGTGTTTGCCAGAGTTACCATACCCGTATCATGTGGTCTAGGTGAGAGTTCAGAAAAGTAAACACCATCATCTCCTACAAAGAATTCTACGCCCCATAAACCAGCTCCTCCTAAAGCAGCAGTAACTTTAGCTGCCATTTCTTGAGCGGTTTTGAGATGAGCATCCGTCATGGTTGCTGGTTGCCAGCTT includes:
- a CDS encoding dimethylarginine dimethylaminohydrolase family protein, whose product is MLKLNVKNETSRLKAVVLGTAESNGPTPSLEDAYDPKSALHIKEGTYPLEKDMVPEMEAVATIFKKYDVEVYRPKLIKDMNQIFTRDIGFVIDDKFFKANILPDREEEIEAIEHVIKQVAPTHVFRLPEEAHIEGGDVMLADDHIFIGTYRGADYPDYIIARTNMLAVGMIQELFPNKKVMSFDLRKSNTDPYSNALHLDCCFQPVGNGKAILHKNGFLQEKEYNWLLNHYGKENVFEISSQEMFNMNSNIFSISPEVVISERNFTRLNTWLRDQNITVEEVAYAEIAKQEGLLRCSTLPLIRM
- a CDS encoding MepB family protein — translated: MTSNLQQIKASIYDKCSLYISDYHDELESKSYGACTFTLAGLNIICRDAKVTPKKTGQFVTFWKRLESGEISPFHESDIIDFYVVNVKTENELGQFVFPRSILIKKGIISTQTKEGKRAFRVYPAWDTPNNKQALNTKKWQLDYFYEVSKDVDIDFITSLFKSCE